A genomic segment from Paramixta manurensis encodes:
- a CDS encoding oxidoreductase, which translates to MTNMQAKPLNVALIGYGFVGKTFHAPLICATPGLNLLVVSSRDADKVHADLPEAQVVASPEEAIRHPEVDLVVIASPNATHAPLAKVALEAGKHVVVDKPFTLDMREARELIALAEEQQRVLSVFQNRRWDSDYLGIKQVIEQGHLGKVAHFESHIDRFRPEVRVRWREQNVPGSGLWFDLGPHLIDQALQLFGLPQSVQGNIATLRPKAEINDWAHVVLNYPSHRVILHCSMLVAGGVSRFVVHGEKGSVVKAQADRQESQLLAGVVPGSAEWGTDEDALTLFEGTEAPRQIATPNGDQRQYYMQIRDALNGHGDNPVLPLQALAVMAVLEAAVSSSESGQAQPLPLTSEEIAHWR; encoded by the coding sequence ATGACTAATATGCAGGCAAAACCGCTCAATGTGGCGCTGATTGGCTATGGTTTTGTGGGAAAAACGTTCCACGCGCCGTTGATCTGCGCGACACCGGGGCTAAATCTTCTGGTGGTCTCATCACGTGATGCCGATAAAGTCCATGCCGATCTGCCCGAGGCGCAGGTGGTTGCTTCGCCGGAAGAGGCGATTCGTCACCCTGAGGTGGATTTGGTGGTTATTGCTTCACCCAATGCCACGCACGCGCCATTAGCAAAAGTGGCGCTGGAAGCCGGCAAACATGTGGTGGTGGATAAACCTTTTACCCTTGATATGCGTGAAGCGCGTGAACTGATCGCCTTAGCAGAAGAGCAGCAGCGGGTATTGTCGGTATTCCAAAACCGTCGCTGGGACAGCGATTACCTCGGCATTAAGCAGGTTATTGAACAGGGCCATCTCGGTAAAGTAGCCCATTTCGAATCGCATATTGACCGCTTTCGTCCGGAAGTGCGTGTTCGCTGGCGTGAACAAAATGTGCCCGGTAGCGGACTGTGGTTTGATTTAGGCCCGCATCTGATCGATCAGGCGCTACAGTTGTTTGGTCTGCCGCAGAGCGTGCAGGGAAATATCGCGACCTTACGACCCAAAGCCGAAATTAACGATTGGGCGCATGTGGTGCTTAACTACCCGTCACATCGGGTAATTCTGCACTGCAGCATGTTGGTTGCTGGTGGTGTGTCGCGCTTTGTGGTGCATGGAGAGAAGGGCAGCGTGGTAAAAGCGCAGGCCGACCGCCAGGAAAGCCAATTGCTGGCCGGTGTGGTACCGGGTAGCGCGGAGTGGGGTACCGATGAGGATGCGCTGACCCTGTTTGAAGGGACTGAGGCGCCACGTCAGATAGCAACGCCAAATGGCGATCAGCGCCAATACTATATGCAAATCCGCGATGCGTTAAACGGTCACGGGGATAATCCGGTGCTGCCGTTACAGGCATTGGCCGTGATGGCGGTTCTGGAAGCTGCCGTCTCTTCTTCTGAGAGTGGGCAAGCGCAGCCGCTGCCGTTGACCTCCGAAGAGATCGCACACTGGCGTTAA